From a region of the Branchiostoma floridae strain S238N-H82 chromosome 13, Bfl_VNyyK, whole genome shotgun sequence genome:
- the LOC118428612 gene encoding uncharacterized protein LOC118428612: MLAPPEEKPGVTEEEEQDAVSPLVSRRPSRQDVSRRRLRRFSTMDASGDTSSNSTSTLPPQLRKHSSVGPGINVRRRSSIGGQLLAGGQRGRRHSLAASGLAVPGRSPNSGPGGKHRLWGMLRRKSSLFLQQTALQLLRKFRRVARVVLVCVHLNRLCQAVQRIKENEADTVSYLPSSFAGGGMDNFTGVENLMFNKADYKADRDSLRLSETSRAVLMSPPAARTEDQIDHVRAVSYSFLKFLSLLLSSIIIPGS; encoded by the exons ATGCTCGCTCCACCAGAGGAAAAGCCGGGCGTAACGGAGGAAGAGGAACAAGACGCCGTTAGCCCCTTGGTAAGCAGGAGGCCGTCGCGCCAAGACGTCTCAAGGCGTCGCTTAAGACGTTTCTCCACCATGGACGCGAGCGGCGACACGTCGTCGAATTCGACGTCGACACTCCCGCCGCAGCTGAGAAAGCACAGCAGTGTCGGGCCCGGGATAAACGTTCGCAGGAGGTCCAGCATCGGAGGACAGCTGCTTGCCGGGGGACAGCGGGGCAGGCGGCACTCGTTGGCGGCGTCAGGGCTCGCCGTCCCCGGCAGGAGTCCCAACTCAGGCCCCGGCGGAAAACATCGGCTCTGGGGGATGCTCAGGAGAAAGAGTTCGCTCTTTTTGCAACAGACG GCGCTGCAGTTGCTGCGGAAGTTCCGGCGTGTCGCACGAGTCGTCCTGGTGTGTGTTCATCTCAACAGGCTGTGTCAGGCTGTGCAGAG AATTAAGGAAAATGAGGCCGACACCGTCAGCTATCTCCCATCGTCCTTCGCGGGAGGAGGCATGGACAACTTTACAGGGGTGGAGAACCTCATGTTCAACAAGGCGGACTACAAGGCAGACAGAGAC AGCCTCCGTCTGTCCGAGACGTCCCGAGCTGTGCTGATGTCCCCACCGGCCGCCAGGACAGAGGACCAGATCGACCACGTGAGGGCtgtttcttattcttttttaaagtttttgtcATTGCTACTGTCTTCTATAATCATACCTGGATCATAG